A genomic region of Gadus macrocephalus chromosome 5, ASM3116895v1 contains the following coding sequences:
- the otomp gene encoding otolith matrix protein 1, whose protein sequence is MEHLDTRLTVLLLLLSVVPFSTQKSSVTWCVMSDAEEQKCLDLAGNATLHHVRGTLLCTRGLHSRDCMEKIKNGTADAASMFVDDIYAAGLCYGLELAAGESHNGVDGVSYYVVALARRSSSDLSLLEMHERSSCHPGIRTTVGWTVPIGYLVNTSQISVGEQCNFPRVVGDFFGYSCVPGVQDPQHDPRGSNPRNLCEACIGDDNDRHICANNPRERHFGEAGALRCVAENLGDVAFVKHTTVFDNIDGQRPLKLPSNNFIVFLPSYGLRPVAHIHTSSKTVNHNANSIQHNTTS, encoded by the exons ATGGAGCATTTGGACACCAGACTCACCGTTCTTCTTCTCCTGCTGTCCGTCGTTCCATTCTCAACCCAGAAGAGCTCAG TCACCTGGTGTGTGATGAGCGACGCGGAGGAGCAGAAGTGTCTGGACCTGGCCGGGAACGCCACCCTCCACCACGTCAGGGGAACTCTGCTGTGCACGCGAGGACTCCACTCCAGAGACTGCATGGAGAAGATTAAG AACGGTACGGCGGACGCGGCCTCCATGTTTGTGGACGACATCTATGCTGCGGGCCTCTGCTACGGCCTGGAGCTTGCAGCCGGGGAGTCACACAACGGCGTGg acgggGTGAGTTACTATGTGGTGGCCCTGGCGCGGCGGTCCTCCTCGGACCTCTCTCTGCTGGAGATGCACGAGCGCAGCTCCTGTCACCCCGGGATACGGACCACGGTGGGCTGGACCGTTCCTATTGGCTACCTGGTCAACACCTCCCAGATCAGCGTGGGGGAGCAGTGCAACTTCCCCAgag TGGTGGGAGACTTCTTCGGCTACAGCTGCGTGCCGGGGGTGCAGGACCCCCAGCACGACCCCCGCGGGAGCAACCCCAGGAACCTGTGTGAGGCCTGCATCGGGGACGACAACGACCGCCACATCTGCGCCAACAACCCCAGAGAGAGGCACTTTGGAGAGGCTGGGGCCctgag GTGTGTGGCGGAGAACCTGGGCGACGTGGCGTTTGTCAAACACACAACGGTCTTCGACAACATCGATGGTCAGAGACCTCTTAAACTCCCTTCAAATAACTTCATTGTGTTTCTGCCATCGTATGGCCTCAGGCCCgtcgcacacatccacacaagcAGCAAAACGGTGAACCACAACGCAAATTccatacaacacaacacaacaagctaA